The following coding sequences lie in one Miscanthus floridulus cultivar M001 chromosome 9, ASM1932011v1, whole genome shotgun sequence genomic window:
- the LOC136482182 gene encoding serine carboxypeptidase-like 45 translates to MAMPLLVQVSSFSSRPLLALVLMLVAAALCRPGSCDGAAATADRIRRLPGQPEVSFGQYSGYVGVDDGGKRALFYYFVEADVDPASKPLVLWLNGGPGCSSLGVGAFSENGPFRPSGQVLVKNEYSWNKEANVIYLETPAGVGYSYSADAAYYQGVDDKMTAMDNMVFLQRWLQKFPQYKGRDLYIAGESYAGHYIPQLAEAMVEFNKKDMIFNLRGVALGNPVLEFTTDFNSRAEYFWSHGLISDATYRFFTSVCNYSRYVTEYYGGSLSPLCARVMNQVTRETSRFVDKYDVTLDVCLSSVLSQSKILSPHEQVGQRIDVCVEDETVRYLNRRDVQAVLHARLVGVDKWAVCSSVLEYELLNLLIPTINIVGSLVKSGIRVLVYSGDQDSVIPLTGSRTLVQNLAHDMGLKTTTPYRVWFEGQQVGGWTQVYGGGALSFATIRGASHEAPFSQPGRSLVLFRAFLQGQPLPETFS, encoded by the exons ATGGCGATGCCATTGCTAGTTCAGGTGAGCTCCTTCAGCAGCAGGCCATTATTGGCGCTGGTGCTGATGCTGGTCGCGGCTGCGCTGTGCCGTCCGGGTTCTTGCGACGGAGCAGCCGCCACCGCGGACAGGATCAGGCGGCTCCCGGGGCAGCCGGAGGTGAGCTTCGGCCAGTACTCCGGCTACGTCGGCGTGGACGACGGCGGCAAGCGGGCCCTGTTCTACTACTTCGTGGAGGCCGACGTCGACCCGGCCTCCAAGCCTCTCGTCCTCTGGCTCAATGGCG GGCCTGGGTGCTCGTCGCTGGGTGTAGGGGCCTTCTCAGAGAATGGGCCGTTCAGGCCTAGTGGGCAGGTGCTGGTGAAGAATGAATACAGCTGGAACAAAG AGGCCAATGTGATATACCTGGAGACGCCGGCTGGTGTTGGCTACTCCTACTCTGCTGATGCTGCTTACTACCAGGGTGTGGATGACAAGATGACAG CCATGGACAACATGGTGTTCCTGCAAAGGTGGCTCCAAAAGTTCCCACAGTACAAGGGCAGGGACCTCTACATCGCCGGAGAGAGCTACGCAG GGCACTACATCCCGCAGCTCGCGGAGGCCATGGTGGAGTTCAACAAGAAGGACATGATCTTCAACCTCAGAGGCGTCGCT CTGGGCAACCCGGTGCTGGAGTTCACGACGGACTTCAACTCCCGCGCGGAGTACTTCTGGTCGCACGGCCTCATCTCGGACGCCACGTACCGCTTCTTCACCTCCGTCTGCAACTACTCCCGCTACGTCACCGAGTACTACGGCGGGTCGCTGTCGCCGCTGTGCGCCAGGGTGATGAACCAGGTGACGCGCGAGACCAGCCGCTTCGTCGACAAGTACGACGTCACGCTCGACGTCTGCCTCTCCTCGGTGCTCTCGCAGTCCAAGATCCTCTCGCCGCAC GAGCAGGTCGGGCAGCGGATCGACGTGTGCGTGGAGGACGAGACGGTGAGGTACCTCAACCGCCGGGACGTGCAGGCGGTGCTGCACGCGAGGCTCGTCGGCGTCGACAAGTGGGCGGTCTGCAGCAG TGTTCTCGAGTACGAGCTGCTCAACCTGCTGATCCCGACCATCAACATCGTCGGATCGCTCGTGAAATCCGGCATCCGAGTGCTAGTTTACAG CGGCGATCAGGACTCGGTGATCCCTCTCACGGGGAGCCGAACCCTGGTGCAGAACTTGGCGCATGACATGGGCCTCAAGACCACCACCCCGTACAGAGTCTGGTTCGAAGGGCAGCAG GTTGGAGGATGGACTCAGGTGTACGGAGGCGGCGCGCTGTCGTTCGCCACCATCAGGGGCGCCTCCCATGAGGCGCCCTTCTCGCAGCCCGGGCGGTCGCTCGTGCTCTTCAGAGCGTTCCTGCAGGGCCAGCCTCTGCCTGAAACCTTCTCGTGA